The following DNA comes from Raphanus sativus cultivar WK10039 unplaced genomic scaffold, ASM80110v3 Scaffold2594, whole genome shotgun sequence.
CGTTCCGTAACTTTCATGATCAGATAAGCTTCGTAACTCGTGTTCGGAGATAAAGCTCCCGTCTGTATCTTTCCCTTGATTTCTAGCCAGTTCGTCACCATAAGCTGCACCGCTTCTGAAAATCTATTacgaatttttaaaatatatcaatacGACGTACTCGTTATAcaccaaattatatataaacttatttaTTAACATATAAATGGACCTTGAATCTGCTCGACGGCTCCAAAACCAGTAATGTCGTTGATCGCTCCAAGTTATGGAAAGATCTCTTGCCGACAGAACATACGTTATCTTTCCAGAAAGCCTATCGATCTTGAATATCTGAGATTGAAACATaatcagacaaaaaaaacaagtaatatTTGTTGTAGTGAAAGGGGGATGATGGAGGGGAACCTTTCTGCCATTATCGATGAGAATTGATTCACAGAGACGTCGATAGAGCTCCTTTTTAGAGGAGAATTTCCGCCGACGAGTCGTCGATGTGGAGATGAGGTGGCTGTAACCGGAGGGTAGAAACTTCTCCCAGACAAAGTCAGAGTCTGCGGCTACGCTGAAAACTGAGGAGACAGCCGCCGAGGAGAACGTATCGGCAGGAGTTGTGAAGGAGAGGATGTTCGCCACGCATGCTTCTGGTAACATATTCATCCTTTCTCCAAAGTTTGAAAGATAGTAAATTGATGAGATCCTATGGCTCTCTGTTTATGAAGTGTATATATATGGGAGTTGTGTGTCTTGTGGACAGTGACCTACCTATCGATGGTGGAATTCATGATACAGCAATGCTTGGTGTCTTTTAGTAGTGTCCATTTGGAGACTCAAGGGCCCATTTCCTCTTTTGGGTCTAGTTTATGTCCAATGATACAATATCTTTCTAAGTTCTTTATTTCCGACAAATATCACCTGGGTTTTGTTCTCTGAAAAGATAGCTTGTGTTCTGTATTTGAGGTTTTTGgtttatatcaaattattatgtactttttttttcaagttgTTTGGCCCTGACAAATACCACTACTTGAAGTTTTAATGGAAACAATTGGTTGGGTTGATAGTACAATTTTACTACATTGAAAAAGATAGACCTAAAGAAAAAGCTTTTCAATGAATGGTTGCCAAATaagcaaatatgaattataatacTTGCAACTTGGAAAAGCCTTGTTAATAATATTAGcaactccaaaaaaaaaacacatctaTCAAGGTAATTGGTCAGCATAGAGGCAAAGAACATAAACCATGCATATTTTAAACAATGGATATAAGAATTGGTTGGGTCTATTCTCTACATAACATTTTGCATCAACTTCTACTATTAAATGCTACTCCAATCAATGCCTGGGATAAGAACACAAAACCAAAGACTCTCACAACACACATGATGATGAAGGTaagattttaaaacaaataaaaaacgaGACACATGCACAATTTCTTACCAGATATTATGggtttctttcaaagaaaaagtGGGTTTCAAGTAGTAGTCACTGAACCTTTGCTTGGTCTTTTTCCTTCCATGGcgtctttctttttcttgcatATTGTGCATAGAAAGGGACCTTCCCATCGCTTAGATGTTGAGGAGATGATAGCAGCCGCCTCGTTGCTTGATACAACTTCACTTGGAGATTGGTCTATTTGGCATACAGCGCACTTTAACAGCCCAGTTTCCGTATTGGAGGGAACATCCTTTCCCAATCTGTATTTCCAAAACACCAACAAAGACTGATAGTGTCAGTATCTGAAACTCTTAGTTGCTATTTACAAAACATGCTGGCTACAGGATTTACCTGTCTGCAAGCATAGCAGAACCTTCTTCAAACAATTCTTCAACTCCAACAGAAGAAAGCTTGTTCCCGTTCTTGTTGGTGTCAGTATCCTTTTTCTTAGACAGAAATGCGGTGAAtgtgttctgtttcttcttaGGTGTTGGAGCCAAGGTAAGATGATCAGATGGAACTATGTCAACAACTACACAAGTAGTATCATCCTTCAACCCTTTTGTTCGCAATGCTTCCTGGGAAACAAAACATATGATTCAGAGTTTAATAGGAGTCAAGACCGTAGGATGTACAAAACTTAGTCAATTGAGTTGACGAACAAACCTTAACAACAAGTTTAGCAGCAAGCTCGGCAGATAAACCACGACAAGCTTTGGCAGCCATGTCAGAGGACAGTATATCCCATATACCATCTGAAGCTATAATGAGTCTCCCTCCAGCATTTGAAAGCTGAATGTACagatgaccaaaaaaaaacattttgttcAGTGTTGTCTTCTAATATAAAGCATTGATGAAAAATGCACCAAGGGGGAAGAAGGGGACTTACTTTCACTTGCTTAACATGTGGTATTGGGACAATATATTCTCCCACATCTGTATCACCAATGGACCTCGAAAGACACAAACCACCAGGCCAGCATCGAAGTGGACCGACCTATTGCGTGATCAGAACGAAAGAACATGAATATCACGGCAAATCCAACATTAAAAACCAACCAAAGGTAGCTGAAATCTACTGGACATAATGAGCATATACCTCATTGCCACCAAAAACATTGAGCCTTCCGACCTCACCCCCACTGGCAGTTACACGCTCCCTCTCTTCAACGTTCTCTTCCAGCCTGTGATCGACAGTCAGAAGAGAAACCACACCACCTTGGGTGTCTAAAATGCAGCGTGAGTCGCCAACGGAACCGACAGTGATAGTCCAACCATCAATTATAACAAATGTCACCGTCGTTCCAGAAGTTTCCCCTGTAAGAAACAACAAATGATAGCAGTTAGAAGATGCTCGTACGAAAGCAAATGCGTTTTAAGAAAGACAATGAGCTTGGACACACCTTTCTGCTGGAACTCAATGTCGGTTTTGACAAAGCCAGCAACGAGAGCCCTAGGAAGAGCCTGAAGCCACTCATCTCTAGTTGCACCCTGAGGGATAGCACTCACCACATTGTCCAGAAGATGTTCCTTAGTATAAATAGCAGCCGAGTTACCATTATGACCATCAAATATCTACAAGacaaaaacaccaaaacaaaaGGTATTATAAAAGCTTTCAACTTTAAGAACGTGAATGATTATATAtatcacaagaaaaaaaactttacccCGAAAACAGAGAAGGCGGAGGAAGGATCACCAGGAACTCTCTCGCAATCGGTTTGGATCAGAAAAAAGTCTTCACCTTTCTTAGCGAGAGCAGCTTGGCCGTGGATGAGTAAAGGCTTCTCAAGCTTCTCGCTCCTCAGCTCCCTACCAATGAGGGTCGCAAGAGGAACTAGAGATTGTTTCGTCGTCGTCCTCGATGCTGCTTTTGACGGGCTCATCTTATTGGAGCCTTTAATCCTTCAGCATTgactgcaaacaaaaacaaaaagacaaattatttaaattaagaacaAAATTAAAAGCAGCCAAAGAGATAGATGAAAAAAAACCTAATCTACTGGAATTCTAAAAAAAGCTCCAACATTTGATATATTTAAAGTAGAATCGAACGAAGAAACAAGGAGAATCAGTAAACGGACACTATAACTTTGAGGCAGAAACGATGAAACTCAccagagagaaagaagaaatgtCAGTAGTCAAAGATACAGAGTAGATCTAAgctcataaataaataaataaataataataataatgctgAGTTTCCTCGCTGATTCTTCGGGAGTAGTCGGTCAGCAAATCGAAATGGGGGAGATTATCAAGCCTGTAAACGCGTGAACAACGGAAGAAGAGAGACGAAGTTTGCTgcagatcttttttttttttggtgattgatatttctttctttctcagaTTGGGCAAAAGAAAAAAGCGACGCGGGTGTTCGAGACAGCTAATTTCATCCTTTGAATGACGAAACTACCCCTAAAAGCGACGACAAACCCAATCCacactttctttttttctttcggGTTTTGACTATTTTTACTTGGAGCAGTTTTACATCACCATCCATTTTAGAGTCAAACTTCCACTCCCCCCCTCCAAGAATAATAATTCACTTCTTATATCAAAGTAGCCAAACAGATAGTACTAAACACTTTTTGTTAAACTGCTACACTTTTTTTTACAAATCTTTAGTTTCTTTGATCAAAATACATTTACGAATCCATATGCAACTGGTgcatttagtaaaaaaataatgcatatcagtgttttttttttaacaaacagaACGGGAAGTAACAAATGTCTTGAGAAGTagtatacaatatatatttgtCAATCAATCACAATTTACAATCAAACAAAACCCCATAGAATGAACACAAGTTTTCTTCCTCTACAAAATGCCacccaaaacaaacaaaaaaacaaacccaAGTATACTATAACCCTATGGTTCTTCACACGTATTCTACTCTTCGTATATGGCATTGTATACATATATGACCACCACATATGAATGGGCTCgctaaaaccaaaacaaaaaaggCCCAAAATGTTTGTAACGCCTTTGGTCTCTCTTATCATTGTTACTTACTTAGGATTCTGTCTCTTCTTCACAACTAAAGTGTTACTACTACTCTGCCTTGACGAGGAAGTTTGTCCTGGTGAACTATTTGCCCCAAGCGATAGTCTCCTCGTAGGCGCCGGTATAAGCGAAGGTATCATACTCCTGAGATCATCATCaacattttagcaaaaaaaaacattccaaaaatcatttataaaataatagaaaaaaactcACTTGGTTTTTGTTAGACTCTTCTTTATTAGCTTAGTTGATGAACCGGACGAGCCATTAGAGGAAGCAGCTGCTCTAGGCAAGTTCACTTGAACATTCAACTGCCACATCATGTTGTTAGAGGACTCCGATCCATCGCTCGTCGCCGTCTCATCAGACTCGTTCACTTCTTCTTCGTATGGTATCTTCCTCACCTCAAACCCTTTATCTACTACATTGCTTTGCTTGCTCTCTACGCTTCGTGATAATGACGGTTCACGTTTCAAGCTAGACACTCTCTTATCGAGCTGTCTTTGTGATCTCGTGATCTCGTCTTCGTGTTTATCAACCCATTCTCTAATCTCCACTTCCTCCTGGTCTTTCCCATCTGTAGAGGGGCTTTTCCATGACGGTGGTGAAGAACCAACTAGTCCTTGTAAGTCAACGCTCGATGCAGAGTCGCTTTGACCCTGCAAGCAATGTCACTGTACATCATGAGTTTCATTGTGTGTGTGGTTGGTTGGTTGCTGTGTGAGAGAGTTTTGGTTGTTCCCTTTTACCTCAATGCTGTTGGCATCATCAACCAGTACTGATGATGGCTTGTGTTTTGTCTGAAACTGTCTTGTGTTTGCTGATTTAGAGACACCAAGCGACTTTCTTCTCAGGAGTTTATCAGGTGTAATGACTCTTGTTTGATCTGACTCGCTTTCCTTTCTCGCCAGTGCAAGTTTCAAACTAGcaatctaaaaagaaaaataacaacaTTTAGTGTTTTGGACAATGTATGTAAATAATGTGACAATATTGTGTTGTAGAAAATGACCTGTTCTTTGAGTTCTTTAACCTCAGAAGTGTCTTTATTAACACGAGCAGCACCAAGCTCAACCGTAGCCACTCTCTCTGCAAACTTCAAGGTGCTGAGTGTTTCTCCCAGAGTATCTACTTCAGGGCTAATGTGTATAAACATGAGCGTTTTCGCTTGTCCTCCTGCACAAAACACATGTTATATACTTCAAAATGGAgtttggttacaaaaaaaataatgaaattgcATAAATGTTTATAATGATTTTTACCTAACGAGTCCTGAAGCAGTTGGGTGAGTTTGCTATTACGATAAGGGATGTGGTTGTTTTTCTGAGAGAGAGACGCAATCACGTCTCCGAGAGCTGAGAGAGACTTGTTGATGTGCTGCGCCTCTTTTAATCTGTCACCAGTCACCTCAGACTTGTCCACCCTCTCGCTTCCAGCGAGATCAACCAAATGCATGGAGCCCCTCAGCGTGGCTCCTGACGTCAGATCTCTTCCTTGAACATGCACCGTCAGACAGCTGTGAGAGCGGCTGCTACGGTCGTTCATGGCCGTGGCGCTGACCGCACGGTTCTTCTGGCCGAGATTCATCAGGTAAATGACGTCTGAAGTGGTGGAGACTGGGACCAACGTGGCGTCTGGGACGTTGATTCCATCTTGTGAACTGTTTCGGATCTCTAACGTGTTCCACAAGTCAAggaaagtaaaaagaaaaacagaatgAATCATGCAACGAAGCATTAGAAGAAGTCTTTAAGAAAAGGATATCTGTTGGTTTGGCCATTAGTAGCAAGGAGATCTCTGACTTGCTCGTTGTAGATTTCAAGCATCTGGACTGAGATTTTATACGAAAACGTTTCTTTTCTAACACTTGAGAGGTGAAAGAGATCACTCAGTGCTCTGTAGTTTACTCCTAAGCTCTCTTCAGTCAGTTCATTAGGTCCCATCtgataagaaaattaattacaaatgaTGAGTGAAAGTTATTACAAGTTAGTTGGATGGATACTTGAGAGAAACTTACCATGGTGAAAGTTTTTCCTGATCCTGTTTGACCATAAGCAAATATGCAAACGTTGTAACCATCAAGAACAGACCTTATCAGAGGTTGTGTGTCTGCAAACACCGCCTCTACAAATTTCAAAGTTATTAAAACGTTAGTATTCTTGATGAATCCAATAAGTGTTCACAAAATGCATCATTACCTTGAGATGCTGCAGGTCCAAACACTTTGTTGAAGGTGAATGACTTGTGACCTTCTTTGCCATACTTTGAAGGTGTAGCAATTGATATAGTTGACTCCTCTATGTGATCCACTGTGGTCAAGGCACTTGTTTGTCCAGGCAAGAACGGTCTCACTCGACAATAAACCCGTATGCTCCCTGTTACAATACTCATTAGACTTTACACAAGCTTCGCTCTTTGAAACCTTCTAGTCATTTAAGCAAATCTCATCTCGAGACAAGCTGCTTGAGGTAGTTTGTAGCATTATGTAGTACTGTGTTTACCTTTAAGGTCCTGGACTTGATTGTAAAGTTTACGGTTCTCTTCAAGAACTCTTTGATATCCTGTAGCTGCATACGCAAGTCCACGCAAATGCTCACCTAACACCAAGTAAAAAACGAAATAGCAGTTAGTTTTTTTGCAATAAAGATTGTAAAAAAGTACTATAGTATCTTATAGGGTTGTTGTTT
Coding sequences within:
- the LOC108822513 gene encoding F-box protein PP2-B15, which translates into the protein MNMLPEACVANILSFTTPADTFSSAAVSSVFSVAADSDFVWEKFLPSGYSHLISTSTTRRRKFSSKKELYRRLCESILIDNGRKIFKIDRLSGKITYVLSARDLSITWSDQRHYWFWSRRADSRFSEAVQLMVTNWLEIKGKIQTGALSPNTSYEAYLIMKVTERAYGLELVPAETWVKVGNGKKQIKSSYLSRLSNKKQQMERLFYGHRVAKKDEAFGSRRREPRVRDDGWMEIEIGEFETGREGGGDDDKEVVMSLTEVIGYQLKGGIVIDGIEVRPKPSKVSAEYFGLS
- the LOC108822511 gene encoding probable protein phosphatase 2C 5 — translated: MSPSKAASRTTTKQSLVPLATLIGRELRSEKLEKPLLIHGQAALAKKGEDFFLIQTDCERVPGDPSSAFSVFGIFDGHNGNSAAIYTKEHLLDNVVSAIPQGATRDEWLQALPRALVAGFVKTDIEFQQKGETSGTTVTFVIIDGWTITVGSVGDSRCILDTQGGVVSLLTVDHRLEENVEERERVTASGGEVGRLNVFGGNEVGPLRCWPGGLCLSRSIGDTDVGEYIVPIPHVKQVKLSNAGGRLIIASDGIWDILSSDMAAKACRGLSAELAAKLVVKEALRTKGLKDDTTCVVVDIVPSDHLTLAPTPKKKQNTFTAFLSKKKDTDTNKNGNKLSSVGVEELFEEGSAMLADRLGKDVPSNTETGLLKCAVCQIDQSPSEVVSSNEAAAIISSTSKRWEGPFLCTICKKKKDAMEGKRPSKGSVTTT
- the LOC108819488 gene encoding kinesin-like protein KIN-14H, with amino-acid sequence MATEQQDSRLCLASILEGFIKERNIRVSVDVDSSSKNPDETCVVGGRDLPADPSDLKRNEAARWIRHTLGVVGGRDLPADPSEDDFRIALRSGILLCNVLNKVKPGAVPKVVEAPNDPLVNQEGAALSAFQYFENLRNFLVVVEEMGIPTFEVSDFEKGGKSARIVECVLAIKSYREWKQSGGSGTWRYIVTSKPTTFGIAKQYKRKDSEAPVDAAVTTSSPSSTRSSEQPLFDSNTENGGTANSIDAIVRAVFSDKSKEEVPSIVEDMLKSVMVEYERRLATQSEMYKEEDVTKTVTNNMKTSQANNTEETKVQDRDLYVISKDKAEKQQLILDRQQTHTEELKHDIKAVKAGLSHLQMKYQQEFASLGEHLRGLAYAATGYQRVLEENRKLYNQVQDLKGSIRVYCRVRPFLPGQTSALTTVDHIEESTISIATPSKYGKEGHKSFTFNKVFGPAASQEAVFADTQPLIRSVLDGYNVCIFAYGQTGSGKTFTMMGPNELTEESLGVNYRALSDLFHLSSVRKETFSYKISVQMLEIYNEQVRDLLATNGQTNRLEIRNSSQDGINVPDATLVPVSTTSDVIYLMNLGQKNRAVSATAMNDRSSRSHSCLTVHVQGRDLTSGATLRGSMHLVDLAGSERVDKSEVTGDRLKEAQHINKSLSALGDVIASLSQKNNHIPYRNSKLTQLLQDSLGGQAKTLMFIHISPEVDTLGETLSTLKFAERVATVELGAARVNKDTSEVKELKEQIASLKLALARKESESDQTRVITPDKLLRRKSLGVSKSANTRQFQTKHKPSSVLVDDANSIEGQSDSASSVDLQGLVGSSPPSWKSPSTDGKDQEEVEIREWVDKHEDEITRSQRQLDKRVSSLKREPSLSRSVESKQSNVVDKGFEVRKIPYEEEVNESDETATSDGSESSNNMMWQLNVQVNLPRAAASSNGSSGSSTKLIKKSLTKTKSMIPSLIPAPTRRLSLGANSSPGQTSSSRQSSSNTLVVKKRQNPK